CCTTCGGAAGATGGTGACGGACCCAGCGGGACAGGAAGAGGTTGCCTGTTTTGTGTGTGAAACGGAGGTCCGCCGTTCCGAAGGACTGGACCGGACCAACACCGACGTCAACCCCGGTTCGGTAAAGAGAAGGGGGAAGCGGCGCCCGGTAGACGGGGAGGATTATCCAGACGGCTGGACCCGACGTTGGGCTGTCCAGCCGGAAATTCATCAATGGTCCGGGAGAAAGGGTCACCCTGAGAAGGTCCGGTGGAGACCCGAGGGAGTCGAGCAAGCGAGAGACCCCGTCCGAAAGAGCCTTTCGGGACGGAACTTCGCGCAGTCCTGTACGTCTGGCAGTCTCGAGCAGCCTGTCCAGGTGGCGCGACAGGAAGCAGGGAAGACGGTTGCGGACGGCCAGAGTTGTAAAGATCGATTCTCCGTAGAGGAACCCGGGATCGAAGACGGAGATTTTGGCATCCCCGGCCGGAACAAGTCTTCCGTTGTAAAGGATCAGATTGTCCATGCGCGCGCACCCAGATTTTCGAGGATCGTCCGGGCTTTTGCCCGTACCTCCCGGTATTCCTTCCCGGGTTTGGAATCGGCAACGATGCCGGATCCCGCAGGAAGGGTGATCGAGTTCCCGTCCCGGATCAATGTCCGGATCAGAATGTTGAAGTCTGCGAATCCGTTGGGATCCCAGATCCCGAGCGTTCCGCAATAATAACCCCGGGGAGATGTTTCCAGCTGTGCGATCTCTTTCCGGACAGCGATTTTGGGAGCTCCCGTAACCGATCCCCCCGGGAAGACCGCTTTCAGGATCTCCCACAGGGAGATCCTGGGGAGAAGAGTGCCTGCAACATCCGAGACCAGGTGGCGGAGATGGGCGTATCGCTCCACCGCGAGAAACCTCGGGACATGGACGCTTCCGGGACGGGAGACCCGGCCGACATCATTCCGCAGAAGGTCGACGGTCATGATGTGTTCTGCCCGTTCCTTTGGATCGGAGCGGAAGTCTTCATCGGTCGGTTCGTCATGTTCCGGATCCGGAAGGGTCCCTGCAATGGGCGTGGTGACAAGACGGTTGCCAAAAAGAGTGAAAAGCCGTTCGGGAGAGTTTGAGACCAGTGTCCGTTGTCCTCTTGAAAAAAAAGACATTCCGGGGGAGGGATTGGTCGCGGCGAGATGGCTGTAAAGGGACAGAAAGTCGATGGACGCATCCATCTCCGCTTCGAACAAAAACGCGAAGTTCAGTTGAAAATAGTCACCACGGGCAATGGATTCCCGGATGGAAAGAACTTTTTCCCTGTATTTTTCAAATGTGACAGATGGCCTGAAAAAAAGATCCTGAGGGTCTCTCCTGGGAAAATGCTCCAGGGAACAAGGTGTTCGGCTCAGGTCCGGGCAGGAGGTCGGAAGAAAAAGGGTCCTGCTCGGATGATGGTATGCGATGACTTCGAGGCACTCCACGACGATCAGGGGAGACCGGGACGAGAGACCCGGGGTTCCTGCCGGTTCGAACAGTTCTCCGGCTTCGTAAGGGATGAGAAAAAGATACCCGTTTTGAAAAGGCGGGAGAGACGGGGATGGGGGGATCTCTCCGGGAGTCAGGCTTCCCAGAAAATCTCGACAGTTCTGAAGCGCACTCACTCCTGAGGCATTTCCTCCGGACGGGAAAGTTTCTTCTTTTCCGGTTTTCCAGACGACAAAACTCCAGCCGGAGAGAATCTTCCGGTCGATGAGAATCTGAGGGGACTGCATCTCGCGGAGGGGGGAGCGCAGGTAAGACTCCGGGTGCCAGTCCACGTTCCGGATCACCCGGAAATCGGAGGTTCTCATGAAAGATCGCTCCAGAGAGAAAATCCTTCGGCTTGCGATGCCGGGGAAAACTGATTTAGAATGGTGTTCGTCGCGAACAAGGACGAACTTTCCGCTTTGCGCATGGTGAGTGTAGCTCAAGGGCAGAGCACTGGACTGTGGCTCCAGGGGTTGGGGGTTCGAAACCCCTCACTCACCCCAATATTCAAGACCTGAAATTCCCCCCATTCCTGTTCTATCGATTGTTTGTTTCCTGTCTTTCCTGACATTTTCCTGCAGCAAAAAAGACGGAGTCCGATCCGGAGACGGCGTACGATTCCCTGAACCCTCGAGATGCGAACAGAACAGGGGAACCCTGCCAGAAGTTCGATGGGAGAACAAGGATACCCTTCCCCGGAACGGACTTCAAGAAACGGCGCAGGACGGATCGAAAATGCTGTCAGGACCGGCTGGAAGGATTGGAAAAGACGAGACGGCCCCTCCGGAAGAGATCCGAAGGGGCCGTCTCAAAAGAACCGTGTGATCCGGTTATCCCGGAGCACACGGAAAGACGGACACGATCCCCTTCTGTTTCTTACTGACAGACCGCAGACGCCCTGACTTTATAAATCTGAACGATTCCGAGGAAATCTCTTGTACTGAGCTGTGTCTGGACATCTGTCAGTTTTCCGCTGGAACATTTTGAAAGAAGTTCCTGATTGGCCTTCTGCGTGAGATCCTTCGGCGCGACCAGATGAAGAATGCCGAGATCTCCGGACACAGTGACCTTCACGGGCTGTCCCGAAGAGGCGTTTGAAACATCCGAAATGGAGCTTGAATTCAGGGACACGCATCCACCGAGAAAACCGATGCTTGCCATTACGAGAAAAAGGGTCGGAACAATTTTCTTCATGAATTCCTCCTCAAAAATAAGTTGTAGTTATTTTCATGGAAGCGAAAACAATGATATATTATTTTATAAGGAAAGCAATCATTTTTTTATATTGATAATTTTAATATATGCTTTATTTAAAAAAGAAATATTGAGGCCGGGATCGGTGTGATTTTTTCGGGAGGTTTTGAAGAGTCCAGGAAAAACGGGGGGTTGTCGGGAGGTCGGAGCGTGGAGTTGGTGTCATTTTTTTTATCAGAGGTGTCATTTCATTTTTCAGTTTCCGGCGAGGGAAAAGAGAGATTCCGAACAGATGGCCAGGTGGTTCGGTCAGGTTTTTCGTGAAGATCCGGCGGAGAGACTGGAGGGGTCAGGATTTCAATGATAAAATTTCGTGTTGGCCACGGAGCCGGGACGGGATACAAAGGACAACGATGGGATCAGGACCTCTTTTCAGGGTGTTGGAGTCGTGTGCAGGCCCCGGGAGTAATGGTCCCTGTTTTGCTAACCTATTTGGTTAAGATTCGTCGAAGAACTCGGATCCCCACGGGGAAAACACTCACCGATCGGTGTTTCGGATGACAGTGTCCCGAACGGAACGGACGATTTCCTGCGGGTTCCAGAGCCGCCCGCGCCCGCAGAGAAGGAGCACCTCTTGAACAAGTATCTGACCATCTCCGTGGAGGATCTGAAAGTCGGATACTATGTTGTCGGCATCGACAAGAACTGGCTTGAGACGCCGTTTCTGTCCCATCGTTTTCTGATCCGTTCGGACAGCGAGATCGAACGGATGAAGTCTCACGGTATCCGGATGGTCATGGTCGACCCGAAACGGTCGGAAGGTGATCTTTCCCAGCTTCAAAACGGAGCCGATGAGAAAACGGGCCTCCCTCCGGAAAACGTCCGGACGGTTATGGAGGATGTCCCCCTCTCCCCCGTCCGGGTGACGGAGTTGATGACGAACCTCCATGAATATCTGGTTCGACGGTACAAGGCGTTGTTCGAAGATCTCCGGACAAAAGGAGGCGATCCTTCGTTTGTGATCGACACGGGACCTTTTCTCCGGGGTGTCGAAGATCTCGAAAAACTCGGAAAACACTATCCGGACGCCCTTCTTTTTCTGGCCCATCTCCAGTCGACGGATGACGACCTCTATGTCCATTCCACCAATGTCCTCTTTTTGTCCCTCTATCTGGCAAATATCCAGAAGCTGGCTGCGGAAGAATCCGTTCTCTGGGGGCTTTGTGCCCTTTTCCACGACATCGGCATGGTGAACGTTCCTCTGGAGATTCTGCACAAGAAGGAGCCGCTCACGTCGAGGGAACGGGAAATCATCCAGGAACACCCGCTGTTCGGGGAACGCCTCATCCGGGAAAAGACCCGGCTTCCGGACGAGGTTGCGCATGTTGCCGGCCAACATCATCTCCGGCGGGATGCAAGCGGATATCCTGCGGGAGGGGATTTTTCCCAAACGGGAGGGGTGACCCGGGCAATCATGACGATTGACATGTTCGACGCGCTGATCACGGATCGGTCTTACCGGGATGGAGTCTCTCCTTCCCGGGCAATGAAAGTCATCGTCGATGCAGCCAAGGATTCCCTCGACCCCCGTTGGGCCACCCAATTATTTCTGGGCATGGGAGTCTATCCGATTGGAACGGTGGTGGAGCTGTCAGGAGGCGAGATCGGGATCGTGACAAAATACCATTCTCATTCGGAGCGGCAGGAGGGGGCAGCCAGCAGGCTGGTGCAGACGTTTTCCGTTCTCATCCTGAAAAACAGGAGCGGTTTCCCTCTGACGAAACCCTTCATCAAAAATCTGACCTGGTCTCCCAAGGAACCTCCCCCCGTAATAAAAACCCATAATCATTCGGATTTCATGATCGACTGGGAACGGCTTCAGGGATTGGCCCCTTACTGGATGGGTTAAAAGGGACCGGAGAGTTCGGACGGAGCGCCCAGCGGTCCGTCCGGGCAGATGCTTCTGTAGACGCAGCGTCGACATTCTGCCGGATCGGTGGTCGTCCGGAAATTTTCCATCCGGGCGATTCCCCGTTCGGGGTCGTCTATCCGGGAGAGAATTTCTTTTGCCATTGACCGGATATTCTCCCTGGCAAGGTCAAGCATCTCTTCCGTAACCGGGGAGACGTCGAGGCGGTCCGGAAAGTAGGACAGGTAAACCGGGGCAAACCGGATCCTGTCGCTTTCGATCTTCCATTTTTCCTTTGAAAACAACGCGTAGAGACCCAGCTGTTCCTCATGATTTCCGGATTTCTCTGGTTTCCCGGTTTTCCAGTCCAGAATCAAAATGCCGTCCGGACTCTCAAGGGCGATATCAATCGTGACAAAAACAGGGAAATGGAGATTCGCCACCTCAGCGTCCATCGACTCCAGGACATCATCGTTCCGGAGCAGGGAGGAGTAGCCATTTTTCTGGATCTGTCGCAGGGCTTCGGAACGAAAAAAACCGTCGATGGCGGAAAGGGCTCTTTCCACAACGCTTTTCCACTGCTGGTCGGAAACGGCGCTATCGGGATCTTCATGTTCGAGCAGAAGAACCTTGTTTTTGGGACCGGGTGTCTTTCGGGGATGATCCCGGGATCCGCGAAAGTCTTCACGGAGG
This portion of the Leptospirillum ferriphilum genome encodes:
- a CDS encoding aminotransferase class IV → MDNLILYNGRLVPAGDAKISVFDPGFLYGESIFTTLAVRNRLPCFLSRHLDRLLETARRTGLREVPSRKALSDGVSRLLDSLGSPPDLLRVTLSPGPLMNFRLDSPTSGPAVWIILPVYRAPLPPSLYRTGVDVGVGPVQSFGTADLRFTHKTGNLFLSRWVRHHLPKDQFDALFRTPRGFFVEGTVSNLFWILEKGEILTPPETWGILPGIVRGVLLEVAHEIGISVQWGSLTQRSVHQARGAFLTNSYIGLLPIRTLQTGRDAVAFDPSDPLLSRFSSELERRLMRDLSHGNR
- a CDS encoding anthranilate synthase component I family protein; its protein translation is MRTSDFRVIRNVDWHPESYLRSPLREMQSPQILIDRKILSGWSFVVWKTGKEETFPSGGNASGVSALQNCRDFLGSLTPGEIPPSPSLPPFQNGYLFLIPYEAGELFEPAGTPGLSSRSPLIVVECLEVIAYHHPSRTLFLPTSCPDLSRTPCSLEHFPRRDPQDLFFRPSVTFEKYREKVLSIRESIARGDYFQLNFAFLFEAEMDASIDFLSLYSHLAATNPSPGMSFFSRGQRTLVSNSPERLFTLFGNRLVTTPIAGTLPDPEHDEPTDEDFRSDPKERAEHIMTVDLLRNDVGRVSRPGSVHVPRFLAVERYAHLRHLVSDVAGTLLPRISLWEILKAVFPGGSVTGAPKIAVRKEIAQLETSPRGYYCGTLGIWDPNGFADFNILIRTLIRDGNSITLPAGSGIVADSKPGKEYREVRAKARTILENLGARAWTI
- a CDS encoding HD-GYP domain-containing protein, encoding MNKYLTISVEDLKVGYYVVGIDKNWLETPFLSHRFLIRSDSEIERMKSHGIRMVMVDPKRSEGDLSQLQNGADEKTGLPPENVRTVMEDVPLSPVRVTELMTNLHEYLVRRYKALFEDLRTKGGDPSFVIDTGPFLRGVEDLEKLGKHYPDALLFLAHLQSTDDDLYVHSTNVLFLSLYLANIQKLAAEESVLWGLCALFHDIGMVNVPLEILHKKEPLTSREREIIQEHPLFGERLIREKTRLPDEVAHVAGQHHLRRDASGYPAGGDFSQTGGVTRAIMTIDMFDALITDRSYRDGVSPSRAMKVIVDAAKDSLDPRWATQLFLGMGVYPIGTVVELSGGEIGIVTKYHSHSERQEGAASRLVQTFSVLILKNRSGFPLTKPFIKNLTWSPKEPPPVIKTHNHSDFMIDWERLQGLAPYWMG
- a CDS encoding PD-(D/E)XK nuclease family protein: MAELVNRFSYSLSQGSQFRTCERQYWFSRYGSWGGWEREASPLAREAYRLKKLTNRYLWTGNRVHEAIRETLEVFRSGAQPDPGDVREQLLKRLREDFRGSRDHPRKTPGPKNKVLLLEHEDPDSAVSDQQWKSVVERALSAIDGFFRSEALRQIQKNGYSSLLRNDDVLESMDAEVANLHFPVFVTIDIALESPDGILILDWKTGKPEKSGNHEEQLGLYALFSKEKWKIESDRIRFAPVYLSYFPDRLDVSPVTEEMLDLARENIRSMAKEILSRIDDPERGIARMENFRTTTDPAECRRCVYRSICPDGPLGAPSELSGPF